From Halorientalis litorea:
TACTGTGCGTCGAGAGACGCCGCTCCGTCGACGCGGGGCAGATACGGGGCGGCCGCACAGTTGCTAGAGCGAGGCTATCCAGGCACCGAGATAAAACGCAGTAACGAGGGCACTCACGGCGACAAAAGTCAGGAGCAGATACTTGATATCGCGTGCGACCTCTCGCCGTTCGAGCCAACTCTTGTCCCTGTACTCGTACTCGAAGGTCAACCGGTTCGGGATACTCTCGTTCGAGCGGAGGAGTCCGGGCTGGACGGTTGCGAGGTACTCCTCGATTTCCGCCTGACGTGCCCAGCAGGCGTTCCGGGCGTGACGGAACCCCTCGGCCCAGACGAGCAACACGAAAAACACCGTGGCGGCCCCGCCTGCGAAGAGTGTCCAGACGAGCGGCGACGTAGCAGGCCTCTGCCAGAGGTCGTACCCGAAGTTCAGCACCAGTCCGAGTACCACGAGCGTGAGGTAGTACGTGTAGTGGAGGAACTGGTCACGGTAGCGGCCCTCGTCGCTGGCGACCTGATAGTCCGTCAGCAACGCGTCGAGGGCTGTCTCGTCGACGTCGTCGACCGACGCCCCGAGCGGGTCTTGCTCGTGTAACACACGCCGCTCGTCGTCACTCATCGGTGGGGGTTCCAGTGGTCCAGTCGGCCACGGCAGCGAGTGCGGCCGATTGGTCGTCGGGCATAACTTCGAGGACGACATCCCCCTCGAACCGGTCCGCGAGGAGTCCCGTCGTCGTCTGGAGGTCGATGTCGCCGGCTCCGAACGGTAGGCCGTCGGCCAGCGGCGTCGCGTCGGTCAAGTGGACCAGTTCGATTTGCTCCGGGTACGTCGTCAGGAGCGATTCGAGTTCCTCGCGATAGTGGTCGGTGGCCATGTACAGGTGCGCCGTGTCGAGGACGAGACTGTGGCCGACATCCAGAATCGCGTTCCTGAGGTAGTGCGGACTCGCACCGGGGTTGTTCTCGTACCCGTACCTGCTCTCGAAACCCACCCGCTCGAAGTCGGGGATGTGCGCGTGGTGGGCGTACTGGGAGTGAACGACGAGGTAGGCGTCGAGACGAGCGGCGAGGTCGTCGGTCCGGGCGAGAACGTCCCGTTGCTGAGGGCGAACGTGCGGTGTGTGGACCGAACTCACGGCGACCGGGGCGGACTCGACCGCCTGCTGAACCGCTCCCACGTCGAGCGT
This genomic window contains:
- a CDS encoding sugar phosphate isomerase/epimerase family protein, with the translated sequence MHVVGKCPPDGDALAAAADRGFDAVELYLTTETLDVGAVQQAVESAPVAVSSVHTPHVRPQQRDVLARTDDLAARLDAYLVVHSQYAHHAHIPDFERVGFESRYGYENNPGASPHYLRNAILDVGHSLVLDTAHLYMATDHYREELESLLTTYPEQIELVHLTDATPLADGLPFGAGDIDLQTTTGLLADRFEGDVVLEVMPDDQSAALAAVADWTTGTPTDE